Proteins found in one Hippopotamus amphibius kiboko isolate mHipAmp2 chromosome 12, mHipAmp2.hap2, whole genome shotgun sequence genomic segment:
- the SLC6A12 gene encoding sodium- and chloride-dependent betaine transporter, translating to MERAEVAGIVGVAQLVPPRPRRLRLSCHPARSHLWPLSPPMAANDRKMAAPEDGPPVVSWVPEEGDKLDQEGKDQVKDRGQWSNKMDFVLSVAGEIIGLGNVWRFPYLCYRNGGGAFFFPYFIFFFTCGIPVFFLEVALGQYTSQGSVTAWRKICPLLQGIGLASVVIEAYLNIYYIIILAWALFYLFSSFTSELPWTTCTHSWNTERCTDFLNRSAASAAAPSTNFTSPVVEFWERRVLGISSGIHDIGALRWELALCLLLAWVVCYFCIWKGVKSTGKVVYFTATFPYLMLVILLIRGVTLPGAYEGIIYYLKPDLLRLKDPQVWMDAGTQILFSFAICQGCLTALGSYNKYHNNCYRDCIALCFLNSATSFMAGFVVFSILGFMSQEQGVPISEVAESGPGLAFIAFPKAVTMMPLSQLWSCLFFIMLIFLGLDSQFVCVECLVTAFVDMFPRQLRKSGRRELLILAIAVTGYLIGLCLVTEGGMYLFQLFDYYASSGMCLLFLSVFEVICVGWVYGADRFYDNIEDMIGYRPWPLVKISWLFLTPGLCLATFLFSLSKYTPLKYNNVYVYPAWGYFVGWFLALSSMGCVPLFVIVTLLKTQGSFKKRLRQLVTPDPSLPQPKQHLCLDGVSGQDCGPSPAKEGLMAGEKETHL from the exons ATGGAGAGAGCGGAGGTGGCGGGCATTGTTGGGGTTGCTCAGCTCGTTCCCCCTCGTCCCCGCAGGCTGCGCCTCTCCTGCCATCCTGCCCGCTCCCATCTGTGGCCTCTCAGCCCACCCATGGCTGCAAACGACAGAAAAATGGCAGCTCCTGAGGATGGGCCTCCCGTGGTCTCCTGGGTCCCTGAGGAGGGAGACAAGTTGGACCAGGAAGGCAAGGACCAGGTGAAGGACCGGGGCCAGTGGAGTAACAAGATGGATTTCGTGCTGTCCGTGGCCGGGGAGATCATCGGGCTCGGCAACGTCTGGAGGTTTCCCTACCTCTGCTACAGAAACGGGGGAG GAGCCTTCTTCTTCCCTTACTTCATCTTCTTCTTCACCTGTGGCATCCCGGTGTTCTTCCTGGAGGTGGCACTGGGCCAGTACACCAGCCAGGGCAGCGTCACAGCCTGGAGGAAGATCTGCCCCCTCCTGCAGG GCATTGGTCTGGCGTCTGTGGTCATCGAGGCCTATTTGAACATCTACTACATCATCATCCTCGCCTGGGCCCTCTTCTACCTGTTCAGCTCCTTTACCTCCGAGCTGCCCTGGACCACCTGCACCCACTCCTGGAACACAG AACGCTGCACGGACTTCCTGAACCGCTCGGCAGCCAGCGCAGCCGCCCCGTCCACGAACTTCACCTCCCCCGTCGTGGAATTCTGGGA GAGACGTGTTCTGGGCATCAGCTCTGGCATCCACGACATAGGGGCCCTGCGCTGGGAGCtggccctctgcctcctgctcgCCTGGGTCGTCTGCTACTTCTGCATCTGGAAAGGGGTCAAGTCCACGGGCAAG GTTGTCTACTTCACAGCCACATTCCCCTACCTGATGCTGGTCATTCTACTGATTCGAGGTGTCACCCTGCCCGGAGCCTACGAGGGCATCATCTACTACCTGAAACCGGATTTGCTTCGCCTCAAGGACCCCCAG GTGTGGATGGACGCGGGCACCCAGATCTTATTCTCCTTCGCCATCTGCCAGGGGTGTCTGACAGCCCTGGGCAGCTACAACAAGTACCACAACAACTGCTACAG GGACTGCATCGCCCTCTGCTTCCTGAACAGCGCCACCAGCTTCATGGCCGGGTTTGTGGTCTTCTCCATCCTGGGCTTCATGTCCCAAGAGCAGGGGGTGCCCATCTCTGAGGTGGCAGAGTCAG GCCCCGGTCTGGCCTTCATCGCCTTCCCCAAGGCTGTGACCATGATGCCCCTGTCGCAGCTGTGGTCCTGCCTCTTCTTCATCATGCTCATCTTCCTTGGACTGGACAGCCAG TTTGTCTGTGTGGAGTGCCTGGTGACGGCCTTCGTGGACATGTTCCCCAGGCAGCTCCGGAAGAGCGGGCGGCGGGAGCTCCTCATCCTGGCCATCGCGGTCACGGGCTACCTGATCGGGCTCTGCCTGGTCACCGAG GGCGGGATGTACCTCTTCCAGCTGTTTGATTATTATGCCTCCAGTGGCATGTGCCTGCTCTTCCTGTCCGTGTTTGAAGTGATCTGTGTCGGCTGGGTGTATG GGGCTGACCGTTTCTATGACAACATTGAGGACATGATTGGCTACCGGCCGTGGCCCCTGGTGAAGATCTCCTGGCTCTTCCTGACCCCTGGCCTTTGCTTG GCCACTTTCCTCTTCTCCTTGAGCAAGTACACGCCTCTCAAATACAACAACGTTTACGTGTACCCGGCCTGGGGATACTTCGTTGGCTGGTTCCTGGCTCTCTCCTCCATGGGCTGCGTCCCACTCTTCGTCATTGTCACCCTCCTGAAGACCCAGGGTTCCTTCAAGAAG CGCCTGCGGCAGCTCGTAACCCCTGACCCCAGCCTGCCACAGCCCAAGCAACACCTGTGTCTGGACGGTGTCAGCGGTCAGGACTGCGGGCCCTCCCCAGCGAAGGAGGGTCTCATGGCTGGGGAGAAGGAGACGCACTTGTAG